The following proteins come from a genomic window of Theileria equi strain WA chromosome 2 map unlocalized gcontig_1105316255037, whole genome shotgun sequence:
- a CDS encoding conserved hypothetical protein (encoded by transcript BEWA_038630A): MSAESLFKFLVSYSQVTNTRIYLADEERTDGLVTESAANDNYGNIKISSWRICERLFSQLNRSGFVISSETAPHVISSYMRLCVGYGQKSEGFNEMYHRTIDDIVQENVEITEGLLDELLLLYDRLGIFDKRFAVYYSNRISKNFNLYTENQIGNFCRYMTKLPFIKTKPSSMEWVKNGSYYREFKGGNKSLGVKGKRLPRYYRKMLLDRRSDAFTTRVDYSSSISASIQSRVLSDWDFGSSAFIKCLEKELLYVLHEYTYFNLVDVGEMFFVYGINSSLMPRFSTELSKYLYILKYGYPIKALVVSFMNGILLRISKSNYVCGCNC; encoded by the exons ATGAGTGCGGAGTCTCTATTCAAGTTCCTCGTTTCATATTCTCAAGTCACCAATACGCGGATTTATCTAGCGGATGAGGAAAGGACTGATGGACTAGTTACCGAGTCTGCAGCGAATGACAACTATGGAAACATAAAGATAAGCTCTTGGAGAATTTGTGAGAGACTGTTCTCACAGTTGAATAGGTCAGGATTCGTCATTAGCTCGGAAACTGCCCCTCACgttattagttcctacaTGCGACTTTGTGTTGGCTACGGTCAAAAATCCGAGGGGTTTAATGAAATGTATCACAGGACAATTGATGATATTGTCCAAGAGAATGTAGAGATCACAGAGGGGCTCCTGGATGAGCTCCTGTTGCTCTACGACAGACTGGGAATTTTTGACAAACGATTTGCTGTCTACTACAGTAACCGGATTTCCAAGAATTTTAATCTCTATACCGAGAATCAGATTGGTAATTTTTGCAG GTACATGACAAAATTGCCGTTTATAAAGACAAAACCATCGAGCATGGAATGGGTAAAGAATGGCTCATACTATAGAGAGTTTAAGGGCGGAAATAAAAGTCTCGGAGTAAAGGGAAAAAGGTTACCGAGatattatcgcaaaatgCTCTTGGACAGAAGAAGTGATGCTTTTACTACCAGAGTAGACTATTCTAGTAGCATTTCAGCTTCAATCCAGtcaagagttttatcaGATTGGGATTTTGGATCGTCTGCATTCATAAAGTGCCTTGAGAAGGAACTTTTGTATGTATTGCACGAGTATACCTATTTTAACCTTGTCGATGTCGGAGAAATGTTTTTTGTCTATGGCATCAATAGTAGTCTTATGCCAAGGTTTTCAACAGAGCTTTCAAAGTATCTGTATATTCTCAAGTATGGGTATCCAATAAAGGCACTAGTGGTAAGTTTTATGAATGGTATTTTGTTGAGGATAAGCAAGAGCAACTACGTTTGTGGTTGCAATTGCTAG